In Geobacillus kaustophilus, a genomic segment contains:
- the sigE gene encoding RNA polymerase sporulation sigma factor SigE, whose amino-acid sequence MKKWKLRFMYWLYKFLAKLGLKADEIYYIGGSEALPPPLTKEEEEQLIARLAAGDDTARSLLIERNLRLVVYIARKFENTGIHIEDLISIGTIGLIKAVNTFNPEKKIKLATYASRCIENEILMYLRRNNKVRAEVSFDEPLNIDWDGNELLLSDVLGTEDDVITKDLEADVDRRLLLNALRQLSDREKQIMELRFGLSGGEEKTQKDVADLLGISQSYISRLEKRIIKRLRKEFNKMM is encoded by the coding sequence ATGAAAAAGTGGAAACTTCGTTTCATGTACTGGCTGTATAAGTTTTTGGCCAAGCTCGGCTTGAAGGCCGATGAAATTTATTATATCGGAGGCAGCGAAGCGCTTCCGCCGCCGCTGACAAAAGAAGAAGAGGAGCAGCTGATCGCCAGGCTCGCCGCCGGCGACGACACGGCGAGATCGCTTTTGATCGAACGCAATTTGCGTCTTGTCGTCTACATTGCGCGCAAGTTTGAAAACACCGGCATTCACATTGAAGATTTGATCAGCATTGGAACGATCGGCCTCATTAAGGCGGTCAACACGTTCAACCCCGAGAAGAAGATCAAGCTGGCGACATACGCGTCGCGCTGCATTGAAAACGAAATTTTAATGTATTTGCGCCGCAACAACAAAGTGCGGGCGGAAGTGTCATTTGATGAACCGCTCAATATCGATTGGGATGGCAACGAGCTGTTGCTTTCCGACGTGTTGGGAACGGAAGACGACGTGATTACGAAAGATTTGGAGGCGGATGTCGACCGGCGCTTGCTCTTAAACGCCTTGCGCCAGCTGAGCGACCGCGAGAAGCAAATTATGGAATTGCGTTTTGGCCTCTCCGGCGGCGAAGAAAAGACGCAAAAAGACGTCGCTGATTTGCTCGGCATTTCGCAGTCGTACATATCGCGTCTGGAGAAGCGGATCATTAAACGGTTGCGCAAAGAATTCAATAAAATGATGTAG
- the ftsZ gene encoding cell division protein FtsZ, with translation MLEFETTVDQLATIKVIGVGGGGNNAVNRMIEHGVQGVEFIAVNTDAQALNLSKAPIKLQIGAKLTRGLGAGANPEVGKKAAEESKEQIEEALRGADMVFVTAGMGGGTGTGAAPVIAQIARELGALTVGVVTRPFTFEGRKRATQAASGIAAMKEAVDTLIVIPNDRLLEIVDKNTPMLEAFREADNVLRQGVQGISDLIAVPGLINLDFADVKTIMSNKGSALMGIGIASGENRAAEAAKKAISSPLLETSIDGAQGVLMNITGGVNLSLYEVQEAADIVASAADQEVNMIFGSVINENLKDEIIVTVIATGFNENVASQPRPPRIGTVPKAAPAPKREKREEPMQDYAALRSGQAEDPLDIPAFLRNRNRRR, from the coding sequence ATGTTGGAGTTTGAGACAACAGTCGATCAGTTGGCAACGATCAAGGTGATTGGAGTCGGGGGCGGCGGCAACAACGCCGTCAATCGGATGATTGAGCATGGGGTGCAAGGTGTAGAGTTTATTGCGGTCAATACGGATGCACAGGCGCTCAACTTGTCGAAAGCGCCGATCAAGCTGCAAATCGGGGCGAAGCTGACACGCGGCTTGGGCGCGGGGGCGAACCCGGAAGTTGGAAAAAAAGCAGCTGAGGAGAGCAAAGAGCAAATTGAAGAAGCGCTTCGCGGCGCTGATATGGTGTTTGTCACCGCTGGCATGGGCGGTGGCACGGGAACTGGCGCTGCCCCGGTCATCGCCCAAATTGCGCGCGAGTTAGGGGCGCTTACGGTCGGCGTTGTTACGCGCCCGTTTACGTTTGAGGGGCGGAAGCGGGCGACGCAGGCCGCAAGCGGCATCGCCGCCATGAAAGAGGCGGTCGATACGCTGATCGTCATTCCGAACGACCGGTTGCTTGAGATTGTCGACAAAAATACGCCGATGCTTGAGGCGTTCCGCGAAGCGGACAATGTGCTGCGCCAAGGGGTGCAAGGCATTTCTGATTTGATCGCCGTGCCGGGATTGATCAACCTTGACTTCGCTGATGTGAAGACGATCATGTCGAATAAAGGCTCAGCATTGATGGGGATTGGCATCGCCAGCGGCGAAAACCGAGCAGCGGAGGCAGCAAAAAAAGCCATTTCCAGCCCGCTGTTGGAGACGTCGATCGACGGCGCCCAAGGGGTGCTCATGAATATCACCGGCGGCGTGAACTTAAGTTTGTATGAAGTGCAGGAGGCTGCCGACATCGTCGCTTCGGCGGCCGACCAGGAAGTGAACATGATCTTCGGCTCCGTTATTAATGAGAACTTAAAGGATGAGATCATCGTGACGGTCATTGCAACTGGATTCAACGAAAACGTCGCTTCGCAGCCGCGGCCGCCGCGCATCGGCACCGTGCCGAAAGCGGCGCCGGCGCCAAAGCGGGAAAAGCGCGAGGAGCCGATGCAAGACTATGCGGCGCTCCGCTCGGGGCAAGCAGAAGATCCGCTTGACATTCCCGCTTTCTTGCGCAACCGCAACCGCCGCCGCTAG
- a CDS encoding DUF881 domain-containing protein: MERKHRFYFAGVAVIFGVMLAVGLRTTLHPEGRDTRDIWELRADLTKEQKLEQRLLEELESYEETLRRYRQEHEAGGATELEATVAKLREEAGLTEVRGSGLVLTIAPLSAAGYVGPAVATVSPELLQRLVNELNKYGAKEIAIDGERLTNRTAIRDVNGATKVGSRSVRLPVEVRAIADDADKLYSGLAVSPIRDDFAVENLELSISKPQPLVVISPAASRPDVKYMETENGGKEEK; the protein is encoded by the coding sequence TTGGAACGGAAACATCGATTCTATTTTGCCGGCGTAGCTGTCATATTCGGTGTGATGCTGGCCGTCGGGCTTCGGACGACGCTGCATCCGGAAGGACGCGACACGCGCGACATTTGGGAGTTGCGCGCAGATTTGACAAAAGAGCAGAAGCTTGAACAACGGCTGCTTGAGGAGCTAGAGAGTTATGAGGAAACATTGCGCCGCTACCGTCAGGAACACGAGGCGGGCGGCGCGACAGAGCTTGAAGCGACAGTCGCGAAGCTGAGGGAAGAAGCCGGGCTGACAGAAGTGAGAGGAAGCGGTCTCGTGTTGACGATCGCGCCGCTTTCGGCTGCCGGCTACGTTGGTCCGGCCGTTGCCACCGTATCGCCCGAGCTATTGCAACGGTTAGTGAATGAGTTGAACAAATACGGGGCGAAAGAAATCGCCATCGACGGTGAGCGGCTGACGAACCGGACGGCCATTCGCGATGTCAATGGCGCAACGAAAGTTGGGAGCCGCTCAGTGAGGCTGCCAGTCGAAGTGAGAGCAATTGCCGATGATGCGGACAAGCTGTACAGCGGGCTCGCTGTTTCGCCGATCCGCGATGATTTCGCCGTGGAAAACTTGGAGCTGTCAATATCCAAGCCCCAGCCGCTCGTTGTCATTTCGCCCGCGGCTAGCCGCCCTGATGTGAAATACATGGAGACAGAAAACGGCGGCAAGGAGGAGAAATAG
- a CDS encoding small basic family protein: MWLPLLGLLLGFAIGVLAGWEVPDEYSNYLSIAILAAFDTLIGGWRAHLQRTYDETVFITGFFFNIVLAATLTFLGVHLGVDLYLAAVFAFGVRLFQNIAIIRRLWLAEWAKRRHNREKS; encoded by the coding sequence ATGTGGCTCCCGCTTCTCGGATTGCTTCTTGGGTTTGCCATCGGCGTTCTCGCCGGCTGGGAAGTTCCCGATGAATATTCCAATTATTTGTCGATTGCCATTTTGGCCGCCTTTGATACATTAATCGGAGGATGGCGCGCCCATCTGCAGCGGACGTACGACGAAACCGTATTTATAACCGGGTTTTTTTTCAACATTGTTCTGGCCGCAACTTTAACTTTTCTTGGGGTGCATCTTGGTGTAGACTTGTATTTAGCGGCTGTGTTCGCCTTCGGCGTCCGCTTGTTTCAAAACATTGCCATCATCCGCCGCCTTTGGCTTGCTGAGTGGGCCAAGCGGCGGCACAATCGCGAAAAAAGTTAG
- a CDS encoding DUF881 domain-containing protein, translated as MKRQARSRLLLTLICLIFGAMLGFSYQHAKNEASRREWGDSEWKKEYEYRSALLALQKENRSLKQQLVKKQEELAAWEKKLAEERENEAGLAKEAEQLRMHVGKARVKGKGVAVTLSDSSYIPSEASATNYIVHEQHVWKVVHELLISGAEAVAINGQRISHRSYIVCNGPVIEVDGTQHAAPFVISAIGNPDVLMSALELPGGIVDELVEDHIDVKVEKQEAIVLDPVFAPEP; from the coding sequence ATGAAACGACAAGCTCGTAGCCGCCTCCTGCTGACGTTGATCTGCTTGATCTTCGGCGCTATGCTCGGGTTCTCGTACCAACATGCGAAAAACGAAGCATCCCGCCGCGAATGGGGCGACAGCGAGTGGAAAAAAGAGTACGAATATCGCTCGGCGCTTCTTGCTTTGCAAAAAGAAAACCGGTCGCTCAAGCAGCAGCTTGTCAAGAAGCAGGAGGAGCTGGCTGCATGGGAGAAGAAGCTGGCCGAGGAGCGGGAGAACGAGGCTGGATTGGCAAAAGAAGCGGAACAGCTGCGCATGCATGTCGGAAAAGCGAGGGTGAAAGGGAAAGGTGTAGCAGTCACCCTTTCCGATTCCTCTTATATCCCCTCTGAAGCGAGCGCTACCAATTATATCGTTCACGAACAGCACGTATGGAAAGTTGTTCACGAGTTGCTCATTTCCGGCGCCGAAGCGGTCGCGATTAATGGGCAGCGCATTTCCCACCGTTCATACATCGTCTGCAACGGTCCAGTCATTGAGGTCGATGGAACGCAGCATGCCGCTCCGTTTGTCATTTCGGCCATTGGCAATCCGGACGTGCTCATGTCCGCTCTAGAGCTTCCCGGCGGCATCGTCGACGAACTTGTCGAAGACCATATCGACGTAAAAGTGGAAAAGCAAGAAGCGATCGTGTTGGATCCGGTGTTTGCGCCCGAGCCGTAA
- the spoVE gene encoding stage V sporulation protein E, translated as MPRKKSAPDFLLIILTFSLLAIGLIMVYSASAIWAEYKFNDSFFFAKRQLLFAGVGIIAMFFVMNIDYWVWRDWSKVLLGVCFVLLVLVLIPGIGMVRNGSRSWIGVGAFSIQPSEFMKLAMIAFLAKYLSENQKKITSFKQGLLPALALVFAAFGMIMLQPDLGTGTVMVGTCVTMIFVAGARLSHFAGLGVLGLAGLAVLILSAPYRIKRITSFLNPWEDPLGSGFQIIQSLYAIGPGGLFGLGLGQSRQKFFYLPEPQTDFIFAILAEELGFIGGSLVLLLFALLLWRGVRIALGAPDLYGSFLALGIISMIAIQVMINIGVVTGLMPVTGITLPFLSYGGSSLTLMLMAIGVLLNISRHARY; from the coding sequence TTGCCGCGGAAAAAGTCTGCACCGGATTTTTTGCTCATTATTTTGACGTTTTCGCTCTTGGCCATCGGACTTATTATGGTGTACAGCGCGAGCGCCATTTGGGCGGAATACAAATTCAACGATTCGTTTTTCTTCGCCAAGCGCCAGCTGTTGTTTGCGGGCGTCGGCATTATCGCTATGTTTTTTGTCATGAACATCGATTATTGGGTGTGGCGCGACTGGTCGAAAGTGCTGCTTGGCGTCTGTTTTGTGCTGCTCGTTCTTGTGCTCATTCCCGGCATCGGCATGGTTCGCAATGGGTCGCGCAGCTGGATCGGCGTCGGGGCGTTTTCGATCCAGCCGTCCGAGTTTATGAAGCTGGCTATGATCGCTTTTTTGGCCAAATATTTATCGGAAAACCAAAAAAAAATTACGTCATTTAAACAAGGGTTGTTGCCGGCGTTGGCCCTTGTGTTTGCCGCGTTCGGCATGATTATGCTCCAACCGGACTTAGGGACGGGCACCGTTATGGTTGGTACGTGCGTGACGATGATTTTCGTCGCCGGCGCCCGTCTCAGCCATTTTGCCGGGCTTGGCGTTTTGGGGCTCGCTGGGCTTGCCGTCCTCATCCTGTCGGCTCCATATCGAATCAAGCGGATTACATCGTTTTTGAACCCGTGGGAAGATCCACTTGGAAGCGGATTTCAAATCATCCAGTCGCTGTACGCCATTGGGCCGGGCGGCTTGTTCGGCCTTGGGCTCGGGCAGAGCCGGCAAAAGTTTTTTTACTTGCCGGAGCCGCAAACCGACTTTATTTTCGCCATTTTAGCCGAAGAGCTCGGCTTTATCGGCGGTTCACTCGTTCTCCTGCTCTTTGCCCTTCTTCTTTGGCGCGGCGTGCGCATTGCCCTTGGCGCCCCTGACTTGTATGGAAGTTTTTTGGCGCTTGGCATTATTTCGATGATTGCGATTCAAGTGATGATCAATATCGGCGTTGTGACGGGATTGATGCCTGTTACCGGCATCACGCTCCCATTTTTAAGCTACGGCGGATCGTCGCTGACGTTGATGCTGATGGCCATCGGCGTGCTGCTTAATATCAGCAGGCATGCCCGGTATTAG
- the mraY gene encoding phospho-N-acetylmuramoyl-pentapeptide-transferase: protein MPEQIIVVAMAVSFLITVILSPLFIPFLRRLKFGQSIREEGPKSHQKKSGTPTMGGIMILLAIVATTLWITPKIADLSTRTYLLLLVTVGYGVLGFLDDMIKVVMKRNLGLTSRQKFIGQLLIAAVFFVVYRQSGFSTVLHIPGADWSVDLGWAYGVLLFFMLVGGSNAVNLTDGLDGLLAGTAAIAFGAYAVLAWNQGQYDVAVFCVAVVGAVLGFLVFNAHPAKVFMGDTGSLALGGAIAAVAVLTKLELLLVIIGGVFVIETLSVIIQVASFKTTGRRVFRMSPLHHHYELIGWSEWRIVVTFWAVGLLFAMLAIYIEVWM from the coding sequence ATGCCAGAACAAATAATCGTGGTTGCGATGGCGGTTTCTTTTTTGATCACCGTCATTTTGTCGCCGTTGTTCATCCCGTTTTTGCGGCGGCTGAAATTCGGACAAAGCATCCGCGAGGAAGGGCCGAAGTCGCATCAGAAAAAATCCGGCACGCCGACGATGGGCGGCATCATGATTTTGTTGGCGATTGTGGCGACGACCCTATGGATCACGCCGAAAATCGCCGACTTGTCGACGAGGACGTATTTGCTGTTGTTGGTCACCGTCGGCTATGGGGTGCTCGGCTTCCTCGACGATATGATCAAAGTCGTGATGAAGCGAAATCTTGGCTTGACGAGCCGGCAAAAATTTATCGGCCAGCTCCTTATCGCAGCCGTCTTTTTTGTCGTCTACCGCCAAAGCGGCTTTTCCACAGTTTTACATATTCCTGGCGCCGATTGGTCGGTCGACCTCGGATGGGCGTACGGCGTGCTCTTGTTTTTTATGCTTGTCGGCGGCTCGAACGCCGTCAACTTGACCGACGGGCTTGACGGGCTGCTTGCCGGAACAGCGGCGATTGCCTTTGGCGCTTATGCCGTCTTGGCTTGGAATCAAGGCCAGTACGATGTCGCTGTATTTTGCGTCGCTGTTGTTGGCGCCGTGCTTGGCTTTTTAGTGTTTAACGCCCACCCGGCGAAAGTGTTTATGGGCGACACCGGCTCGCTCGCACTTGGCGGGGCGATCGCCGCTGTCGCTGTCTTGACGAAGCTTGAGCTGTTGCTTGTCATCATCGGCGGTGTGTTTGTCATCGAGACGCTGTCGGTCATCATTCAAGTGGCTTCGTTCAAAACGACGGGACGGCGCGTGTTCCGCATGAGTCCGCTTCATCATCACTATGAGCTTATCGGCTGGTCAGAATGGCGGATCGTTGTGACGTTTTGGGCCGTCGGCCTTTTATTTGCGATGCTAGCAATTTATATCGAGGTGTGGATGTAA
- the ftsA gene encoding cell division protein FtsA: MSSNEIVVSLDVGTSSVKVIIGEMLGSSINIIGVGNVKAEGLKKGAIVDIDKTVQSIRRAVEQAERMVGLSIRRVIVGVAGSHIQLHDCHGIVAVASENREISDEDVARVIDAAQVVSIPPDREIIGVVPRQFIVDGLDGIHDPRGMLGVRLEMEGTMVTGAKTILHNLLRCVERAGLEISDICLQPLAAGSLALSDDERHLGAALVDLGGGSTTVAVFEQGTLQAVSSLPVGGEHITKDLAIGLRTTTDDAEKIKLKHGHAFYDYASEEEVFSVPIMGTDQHQQFSQLEIADIIEARLEEILQMVQQEVRRLGFRDLPGGYVLTGGVANMPGLLELAHVVFGTSVRIAMPDYIGVRDPQYTIAVGLLKFAYRQAQLQGKTIPAAAAVEPVERPSQKQQPKPKKKEDHFGKKVKKFFGSFFE, encoded by the coding sequence ATGAGCAGCAATGAGATCGTCGTTAGCCTGGATGTCGGGACATCGAGCGTGAAAGTCATCATCGGGGAAATGCTAGGCAGCTCCATCAACATTATCGGGGTGGGCAATGTCAAAGCGGAAGGGCTCAAAAAAGGGGCGATTGTTGATATAGATAAAACGGTGCAGTCGATCAGACGAGCCGTCGAGCAAGCGGAGCGGATGGTCGGTTTATCGATCCGCCGTGTGATCGTCGGGGTGGCCGGCAGCCATATTCAGCTCCATGACTGCCACGGCATTGTCGCCGTCGCGAGCGAAAACCGGGAAATCAGCGATGAAGATGTCGCCCGCGTCATCGATGCCGCGCAAGTCGTCTCCATCCCTCCCGATCGAGAAATCATCGGTGTCGTTCCGCGCCAGTTTATTGTCGACGGGTTGGACGGCATTCATGATCCGCGCGGCATGCTCGGCGTCCGCTTGGAAATGGAAGGCACTATGGTGACTGGTGCGAAGACGATATTACATAATCTTCTTCGCTGTGTGGAGCGGGCAGGCTTGGAAATTAGCGACATTTGTCTTCAGCCGCTGGCGGCCGGTTCGCTCGCGCTGTCCGATGACGAACGGCATTTGGGGGCGGCGCTCGTTGACCTGGGAGGCGGCTCGACAACGGTCGCTGTCTTTGAGCAAGGGACGTTGCAAGCTGTCTCTTCGCTTCCGGTCGGCGGGGAGCACATTACGAAAGACTTGGCCATCGGATTGCGGACGACAACGGACGATGCCGAAAAAATTAAACTGAAGCACGGACATGCATTTTACGACTACGCTTCGGAGGAAGAAGTGTTCAGCGTGCCGATCATGGGCACCGATCAACATCAGCAGTTCAGCCAGCTGGAGATCGCCGATATTATTGAGGCGAGGCTGGAAGAAATTTTGCAAATGGTTCAGCAGGAAGTGCGTCGTCTCGGGTTTCGCGATCTTCCCGGCGGCTATGTGCTGACCGGCGGCGTCGCCAATATGCCAGGGTTGCTTGAGCTGGCCCACGTCGTTTTCGGGACGAGCGTCCGCATTGCCATGCCGGATTATATCGGTGTGCGCGACCCGCAGTATACGATCGCCGTTGGTTTGCTCAAGTTCGCCTACCGGCAGGCGCAGCTGCAAGGGAAAACGATCCCGGCTGCCGCTGCGGTGGAGCCGGTCGAGCGCCCCTCGCAAAAACAGCAGCCGAAACCTAAAAAGAAAGAAGACCATTTTGGGAAGAAGGTCAAGAAATTTTTCGGTTCTTTCTTTGAATAG
- the spoIIGA gene encoding sigma-E processing peptidase SpoIIGA codes for MVVYLDVIWLLNVCFDALLLWLTALMLKRPIVWWRLLAGALIGSLLVVLLFTPFSAIVQHPLIKAAVSVLIVWAAFGFKRPRYLLENMLAFYFATFAVGGGMLAVHDFFAHQLSVRQGMLLMHHPGAGDPVSWLFVVIGFPVLWLFSRRRVEAIREKKLRFEHIIEVKIVWDGRPLMLRGLIDSGNQLVDPLTKTPVMVVEQEKAKAVLPEELLGCLSAPMMLASPPERWVHRLRLIPYRAVGSGPQIMAAVKPDRIMLRYENEWLEVAQGLMALSADPLSTDGEYDCIVHPKMVQAGRKLTAS; via the coding sequence TTGGTCGTCTATCTCGATGTCATTTGGCTGTTGAATGTCTGTTTTGACGCGTTGCTTCTTTGGCTGACGGCGCTCATGCTCAAGCGGCCGATCGTCTGGTGGCGCCTGTTGGCCGGAGCGTTGATCGGTTCGCTGCTCGTTGTGTTGCTGTTTACCCCGTTTTCCGCCATCGTCCAGCACCCGTTGATAAAAGCAGCCGTTTCCGTATTGATCGTGTGGGCCGCCTTCGGCTTTAAGCGCCCGCGCTATTTGCTTGAAAATATGCTGGCGTTTTACTTTGCCACGTTCGCCGTCGGCGGCGGCATGCTGGCGGTTCATGATTTTTTCGCGCACCAACTGTCCGTTCGCCAAGGAATGCTTCTCATGCATCATCCCGGGGCGGGCGATCCGGTCAGCTGGCTGTTTGTTGTCATCGGGTTTCCGGTTTTATGGCTTTTTTCCCGCCGAAGGGTGGAGGCGATTCGCGAAAAAAAACTGCGGTTTGAACATATCATTGAGGTCAAGATCGTATGGGACGGGCGGCCGCTTATGCTGCGCGGCTTGATTGACAGCGGCAACCAGCTCGTCGATCCGTTGACAAAAACGCCGGTGATGGTAGTCGAACAGGAAAAAGCGAAGGCAGTGCTTCCTGAAGAGCTATTGGGTTGCCTCAGCGCTCCCATGATGCTGGCTTCCCCGCCGGAGCGGTGGGTCCATCGCCTCCGTCTCATTCCGTACCGCGCGGTCGGCAGCGGTCCACAAATAATGGCGGCGGTCAAGCCAGACCGCATTATGCTTCGGTATGAAAACGAATGGTTGGAAGTAGCGCAAGGGCTTATGGCGCTAAGCGCTGATCCGCTTTCGACGGATGGGGAGTACGACTGCATCGTTCATCCGAAAATGGTGCAGGCGGGAAGAAAGCTGACCGCTTCGTAG
- the murD gene encoding UDP-N-acetylmuramoyl-L-alanine--D-glutamate ligase, translated as MKPTRFYQHRRVLVIGLAKSGAAAARLLAELGAEVVVNDQKPLSENMEAKQLEPLGIRVVCGGHPLELLDEPFDLVVKNPGIPYTNPMVKKALEKGLPVVTEVELAYHISEGPFIGITGSNGKTTTTTLIYEMLKADGQDPLLAGNIGLVACEVAREAKPGQWLVTELSSFQLAGIDKFRPAIAVLLNIFDAHLDYHGTKEAYAAAKANIFRNQTERDYAVVNADDPLVMNIASLVRSQKVLFSATKLLGEGAYVQDGAIYWNGDPVITIADIVLPGQHNLENILAAVAAAKLAGASDEAIRQVLAAFSGVKHRLQYVAEIDGRRFYNDSKATNILATQKALSAFAGEPVILLAGGLDRGNEFDDLLPYLQQVKAVVLFGQTADKIGRIAQKAGIETIRYVDNVEKAVPVAFELSEPGDVILLSPACASWDQYKTFEERGDIFINAVHKLK; from the coding sequence TTGAAACCGACTCGTTTTTATCAACATCGTCGTGTGCTTGTCATTGGATTGGCGAAAAGCGGAGCGGCGGCAGCTCGGCTTCTTGCGGAGTTAGGCGCTGAGGTCGTCGTCAATGATCAAAAGCCGCTTTCGGAAAACATGGAGGCCAAGCAGCTTGAACCGCTCGGCATTCGCGTCGTTTGCGGCGGTCATCCGCTTGAACTGCTTGATGAGCCGTTTGACCTTGTCGTGAAAAACCCGGGCATTCCGTACACGAACCCGATGGTGAAAAAGGCGCTTGAGAAGGGGCTTCCGGTTGTGACCGAAGTGGAGCTTGCTTATCACATTTCCGAAGGGCCGTTTATCGGCATTACCGGGTCCAACGGAAAAACGACGACGACGACGCTCATTTACGAAATGTTAAAAGCGGACGGCCAAGATCCGCTGCTTGCCGGCAACATCGGCCTTGTCGCCTGCGAGGTGGCGAGGGAAGCGAAACCGGGGCAATGGCTTGTCACGGAACTGTCTTCGTTTCAGCTTGCCGGCATTGACAAGTTTCGCCCAGCCATTGCGGTTTTGCTCAACATTTTCGACGCCCACTTGGACTACCACGGAACGAAAGAGGCGTATGCAGCGGCAAAGGCGAACATTTTCCGCAACCAAACGGAGCGCGATTATGCCGTCGTCAATGCCGACGATCCGCTTGTGATGAACATTGCCTCCTTGGTTCGATCGCAAAAAGTGCTGTTTTCGGCGACGAAGCTTCTCGGCGAAGGGGCGTACGTTCAAGATGGCGCCATCTATTGGAACGGTGATCCAGTTATCACAATCGCTGACATCGTTCTTCCTGGACAGCACAATTTGGAAAACATTTTAGCGGCGGTGGCGGCCGCCAAGTTGGCCGGCGCCAGCGATGAGGCGATCCGCCAGGTGCTGGCGGCGTTTTCCGGCGTGAAACATCGGCTTCAGTATGTGGCGGAAATTGACGGCCGACGGTTTTACAACGACTCGAAAGCGACGAACATCTTAGCGACGCAAAAGGCGCTTTCAGCGTTTGCCGGCGAGCCGGTCATTTTGTTGGCCGGCGGGCTTGACCGCGGCAATGAGTTTGATGATCTTCTCCCGTATTTGCAACAGGTGAAGGCGGTCGTACTGTTCGGCCAGACGGCGGATAAAATCGGCCGCATCGCCCAAAAAGCGGGAATAGAAACGATCCGATATGTCGATAATGTGGAAAAAGCCGTCCCGGTTGCTTTCGAGCTTTCCGAGCCGGGCGACGTCATTTTGCTCTCTCCAGCATGCGCCAGCTGGGATCAATACAAAACTTTCGAGGAGAGAGGGGACATTTTTATCAACGCCGTGCATAAGTTGAAATAG
- the divIB gene encoding cell division protein DivIB, with the protein MEKGKVVVLEDRVPKLKELRRQKANRRLIAYLSFFFLFILCVLYFQSPLSAVRHVEVSGNRHLTAERIISLSSITKRTSFWKVKEQNVEAKLTRHPEIKEAIVEKQLPNTIVIRVREWRRIAYVYDRQTFFPLLENGRLLKQEGTKTAPSDAPVLVGWKDGDAIAEMTGQLAELPAAVLGAMSEIHYKPTKEYEDRVIVYMNDGYEVSATIRHFADKLSHYPAIAAALDRNVKGVIHLEVGSYFVPYAPPKKEDGDETTSS; encoded by the coding sequence ATGGAAAAGGGAAAAGTCGTCGTTTTGGAGGACCGCGTGCCGAAACTGAAGGAGCTGCGCCGCCAGAAAGCGAACCGCCGGCTCATTGCGTACTTGTCCTTCTTTTTTCTGTTTATTTTGTGCGTCCTTTACTTCCAGTCGCCGCTCAGCGCGGTAAGGCATGTGGAAGTGAGCGGCAACCGTCATCTCACAGCGGAGCGCATCATCAGCTTAAGCAGCATTACGAAGCGGACAAGCTTTTGGAAAGTGAAGGAACAAAACGTGGAAGCAAAGCTTACTCGCCATCCAGAAATTAAGGAGGCAATCGTGGAAAAACAGCTGCCGAACACGATCGTCATCCGCGTCCGCGAATGGCGGCGAATCGCTTATGTGTATGACCGGCAAACGTTTTTTCCATTGCTTGAAAATGGGCGGCTGTTAAAGCAGGAAGGGACGAAGACGGCGCCAAGCGATGCGCCGGTGCTTGTCGGCTGGAAAGACGGCGACGCCATTGCGGAAATGACGGGGCAGCTCGCCGAACTGCCCGCGGCCGTGCTGGGCGCCATGTCGGAAATTCACTACAAGCCGACGAAGGAATATGAAGACCGTGTCATCGTCTACATGAATGACGGTTATGAAGTAAGCGCGACCATCCGGCATTTTGCGGACAAGCTGTCACATTATCCGGCGATTGCCGCTGCGCTTGACCGAAACGTCAAAGGAGTCATTCATTTGGAAGTCGGCAGCTATTTTGTTCCTTACGCCCCCCCGAAAAAGGAGGATGGCGATGAAACGACAAGCTCGTAG